Proteins from one Natrinema salinisoli genomic window:
- the tatA gene encoding twin-arginine translocase TatA/TatE family subunit, with protein sequence MGIAPLFAGIPGGPEMLVILLIAVLLFGANKIPRLARSVGESMGEFKKGRQELETEIEVESDVVKSRGTRDADANPTREARE encoded by the coding sequence ATGGGAATCGCACCACTATTCGCCGGGATTCCGGGCGGACCTGAGATGCTCGTCATCCTACTCATCGCCGTGCTCCTATTCGGCGCGAACAAGATCCCGAGACTCGCACGCAGTGTTGGTGAATCGATGGGCGAGTTCAAGAAAGGCCGTCAAGAGCTCGAAACTGAAATCGAAGTCGAATCGGACGTCGTCAAGTCCCGAGGAACGCGTGACGCGGACGCGAACCCCACCCGTGAGGCGCGAGAATGA
- a CDS encoding HsdM family class I SAM-dependent methyltransferase codes for MPSNQHSLFDADLVDEYLQQQDVERPADTDDIVDAVEGWTGTSTSLTERNLQQSFVSDIFSDVLGYKRPRGSAGEFQLLPESLSEGGDGFPDVLLGHFEQDDGELTEDVRKVVGELKDPGTDLDKVDPSRLKSPIEQAFEYAITNGLSVRWVVASNMEVVRLYHHGSIDHYEEWAIEDFLDDDDDLTETFWEFYFIMHRRFLIGDYADSDIEGLMAQNLTERLELTEDFYQFYREAVEDVYDAIVEEDPELLETSQGQLDAIQAAQTLIHRGLVICFFSDHPSGLLPDDLLEDVVETGKTLPSLDDRKIYPLVQDLFRVIDTGSPEQYPYDVFGYDGGLFEEDDVLQSVTLPDDLFTDTYEVGDTEIEGVYGFYAYDFHSDLNEHVLGRIFEESVGDIEQVRANLAEGDTNPFSGDRGDYGLYFTREGLTEYVAQHVIQDLLQDKRAKIRDELDLDNGEMEMENPDKEFLEAYLQEIINIRIADIACGSGAFLVSCFNHLSREARRVHEKMISAQSGQISLRSFSQTEIEILDEVIHGNDLLQEAIEISKLSVWLRSARKNTSLGMLTGNFASQDALTGEIQFEDMDETAGFGEFDLIIGNPPWGGQVSPDAAEWVTDEFGDEFDVDNMDTYELFILVALKYLDDDGRLAYVLPKTLLRSEKQEIREHLLDNYEFERFHIMGADWFGSEIRMSTVTVQLKNTDPADDNTFRSMTLVDEDRRKAIEGELSLSQLESAYAFDIPQDRCIESGEIEPFRYVEDDELIGTMEENSIPVGAFCESHRGVELNKAGHVIKCPACGKWISPPRKKETGEEKTCNYCDVEFEYQERVGEEYLISDDPADGDVAYMDGDSFDARYDDLDVMGLDLGYDGVNYKDQSVYDGDKLFIREAGVGLSVAFHGDTVYCPRSVYVYKIRDDQDEMLDWYVDIDRDDDDEEYEGKWADPGDVPAGLDTTTYHKFLLGLMNSRVLHYYMFKRSGEIDAAEAFANMRQGDIRELPVPVAKLSTDDGQETAQEIADAVDTMLDDGTLGDTTDWKIDRLLMGLYGLDPSDLVYINSQMGLGAYHKKMQELYPDGKPPAPERKTDVTLNVDAAEAVEADD; via the coding sequence TTGCCTTCAAATCAACACTCTCTCTTTGACGCGGACCTCGTCGATGAGTACCTACAACAGCAAGACGTCGAACGCCCGGCCGACACGGACGATATCGTGGACGCGGTCGAAGGGTGGACCGGAACCAGCACATCGTTGACCGAACGGAACCTGCAGCAATCGTTCGTCAGCGACATTTTCAGCGATGTACTCGGGTACAAACGACCACGCGGCAGCGCCGGTGAATTCCAACTCCTCCCCGAGTCACTCAGCGAAGGCGGCGACGGGTTCCCGGACGTTCTACTCGGGCACTTCGAACAAGATGACGGTGAGCTAACCGAGGACGTGCGGAAGGTCGTCGGTGAACTGAAAGACCCGGGCACTGACCTCGATAAAGTTGACCCGTCCCGATTGAAATCACCAATCGAGCAAGCGTTCGAATACGCAATCACGAACGGACTCAGCGTTCGATGGGTGGTCGCATCGAACATGGAAGTCGTCAGGCTGTACCACCACGGGTCAATCGACCATTACGAGGAATGGGCAATCGAAGACTTTCTCGATGACGACGACGACCTCACAGAGACGTTCTGGGAGTTCTATTTCATCATGCACCGCCGGTTCCTCATCGGCGACTATGCGGACTCAGACATCGAGGGGCTCATGGCGCAGAACCTTACCGAACGCCTCGAACTCACAGAGGATTTCTACCAATTCTACCGCGAGGCAGTCGAGGACGTGTACGACGCGATCGTGGAAGAAGACCCGGAGTTACTCGAAACCAGTCAAGGGCAGCTCGACGCGATTCAAGCCGCTCAAACCCTGATTCACCGTGGTCTCGTGATTTGTTTCTTCAGCGACCACCCGTCAGGGTTGCTGCCGGATGACTTACTGGAAGACGTCGTCGAGACGGGGAAGACACTCCCGTCGCTCGATGACCGGAAAATCTACCCGCTCGTGCAGGACTTGTTCCGAGTTATCGACACGGGCAGCCCGGAACAGTACCCGTACGATGTTTTCGGGTACGACGGCGGGTTGTTCGAAGAGGATGACGTGCTGCAGTCCGTGACACTCCCGGATGACTTGTTCACGGACACGTACGAAGTCGGTGACACGGAAATCGAAGGCGTGTACGGGTTCTACGCGTACGACTTCCACAGCGATTTGAACGAGCACGTGCTCGGCAGGATTTTCGAAGAGTCCGTCGGTGACATCGAGCAGGTGCGTGCGAACCTCGCAGAAGGCGACACGAACCCGTTCAGCGGTGACCGCGGTGACTACGGGTTGTACTTCACCAGGGAAGGGTTGACCGAGTACGTCGCACAGCACGTGATTCAGGACTTACTGCAGGACAAGCGCGCGAAAATCCGTGACGAGTTAGACCTGGATAACGGTGAGATGGAGATGGAGAACCCGGACAAAGAGTTCCTTGAAGCGTACCTGCAGGAAATCATTAACATTCGAATCGCCGATATCGCGTGCGGGTCCGGGGCGTTCCTCGTCAGTTGCTTCAACCACTTGAGCCGGGAGGCACGCCGGGTGCACGAGAAAATGATTTCCGCGCAGTCCGGGCAAATCTCACTCCGGTCATTCTCGCAGACGGAAATCGAGATTCTCGACGAAGTCATTCACGGGAACGACTTACTGCAGGAGGCAATCGAGATCTCGAAACTGTCCGTGTGGCTCCGGTCCGCGCGGAAGAACACGTCACTCGGTATGCTGACCGGGAATTTCGCGTCACAGGACGCACTCACCGGTGAAATTCAATTCGAGGACATGGACGAAACCGCCGGGTTCGGTGAATTCGATTTGATTATCGGGAATCCACCGTGGGGCGGGCAGGTAAGCCCGGACGCGGCCGAGTGGGTGACCGATGAATTCGGTGACGAGTTCGATGTCGATAACATGGACACGTACGAGCTGTTCATTCTTGTCGCGTTGAAGTACTTAGACGACGACGGCCGGTTAGCGTACGTGCTCCCGAAAACACTGTTACGGTCCGAGAAACAGGAAATCCGGGAACACCTCCTCGATAACTACGAGTTCGAACGATTCCACATCATGGGCGCGGACTGGTTCGGGAGCGAAATCCGGATGAGCACCGTGACGGTGCAGCTCAAGAACACCGACCCGGCGGACGATAACACGTTCCGGTCGATGACACTCGTCGATGAAGACCGGCGGAAAGCCATCGAAGGCGAGTTGAGTTTATCGCAGCTGGAGTCCGCGTACGCGTTCGATATCCCGCAGGACCGGTGCATCGAGTCCGGTGAGATTGAACCGTTCCGATACGTCGAGGACGACGAGTTAATCGGCACGATGGAAGAGAACTCGATACCGGTCGGCGCGTTCTGCGAATCACACCGCGGTGTCGAGTTGAACAAAGCCGGGCACGTCATCAAATGCCCGGCGTGCGGGAAGTGGATTTCACCGCCACGGAAGAAGGAAACCGGTGAGGAGAAGACGTGCAATTACTGCGACGTCGAATTCGAATACCAGGAACGAGTCGGTGAAGAGTACCTGATTAGCGACGACCCGGCAGACGGTGATGTCGCGTACATGGACGGCGACTCGTTCGATGCACGGTACGATGACCTGGATGTGATGGGTCTCGACTTAGGGTACGACGGTGTCAATTACAAAGACCAGTCCGTGTACGACGGTGATAAGCTGTTCATCCGAGAAGCCGGCGTTGGATTGTCAGTGGCTTTCCACGGTGACACGGTGTATTGCCCGCGGTCGGTGTACGTGTACAAGATTCGTGACGACCAGGATGAAATGCTGGACTGGTACGTGGATATCGACCGTGACGACGATGATGAGGAGTACGAGGGGAAGTGGGCGGACCCGGGTGACGTCCCGGCTGGTCTCGATACGACGACGTACCACAAGTTCCTGCTCGGGTTGATGAACTCCCGAGTCCTGCATTACTACATGTTCAAGCGGTCCGGTGAGATTGACGCCGCGGAAGCGTTCGCTAATATGCGGCAGGGTGACATCAGGGAGCTCCCGGTTCCGGTGGCGAAACTCTCCACCGATGACGGGCAGGAGACCGCTCAGGAAATCGCTGACGCGGTTGATACGATGCTCGATGACGGTACGCTCGGTGATACAACGGACTGGAAAATCGACCGGTTGCTGATGGGGCTGTACGGTCTCGACCCGAGTGACCTCGTGTACATTAATTCGCAGATGGGGCTCGGTGCGTATCATAAGAAGATGCAGGAACTGTACCCGGACGGGAAACCGCCCGCGCCGGAACGGAAGACCGACGTGACGTTGAACGTGGATGCGGCTGAAGCGGTGGAAGCCGACGACTGA